Proteins encoded together in one Penicillium digitatum chromosome 1, complete sequence window:
- a CDS encoding Polyadenylate-binding protein, whose product MSAEAPTTAPVTDNVVAAVPEANGAPVEATSEAAGDAANNQPHSASLYVGELDPSVTEAMLYELFSSIGQVASIRVCRDAVTRRSLGYAYVNYNNTADGERALEDLNYTLIKGKPCRIMWSQRDPALRKTGQGNVFIKNLDNAIDNKALHDTFAAFGNILSCKVAQDEFANSKGYGFVHYETAEAANNAIKHVNGMLLNDKKVFVGHHISKKDRQSKFEEMKANFTNIYIKNIDLEITDDEFRVMFEAFGEITSATLSHDQDGKSRGFGFVNYANHESAEAAVAEMNEKEVKTQKLYVGRAQKKHEREEELRKQYEAARMEKASKYQGVNLYVKNLTDDIDDEKLRDLFTPYGTITSAKVMRDAAERSPTPEAEDKETKGSEEKEVKTEETAEVKTEETTEEKKTEEQGEASEEKKAEKKAFGKSKGFGFVCFSSPDEASKAVTEMNQRMVNAKPLYVALAQRKDVRRSQLEASIQARNTIRQQQAAAAAGMPQPFMQPAVFYGAGQQGFMPPGQRGGMPFAPQGGMPMPNMPAGRPQYPGPFPQGGRGMPPNQQLPPNFQGMPMGMQAPGGIPNGMGYPMPQAFGRGGGGRGVPGMPMNMRGGPGFSRGGPQMGRGGGRGQPAPGGQPAGGEPASANQALLAAPPAQQKQMLGEALYPKIQAQQPELAGKITGMLLEMDNAELLGLLDDEEALRGKVDEALNVYDEYMKNKGDGETTEPKPQEAAKEAAVEENKS is encoded by the exons ATGTCTGCTGAAGCCCCCACTACCGCTCCTGTCACCGACAACGTTGTTGCCGCTGTTCCTGAGGCTAATGGCGCTCCCGTCGAGGCCACTTCCGAGGCCGCCGGTGATGCTGCCAACAACCAGCCCCACTCGGCTTCCCTCTACGTCGGCGAGCTTGACCCCTCTGTGACCGAGGCTATGCTCTACGAGCTCTTCTCTTCTATTGGTCAGGTCGCCTCTATCCGTGTCTGCCGCGATGCCGTCACCCGCCGCTCCCTGGGCTACGCCTACGTCAACTACAACAACACCGCTGACGGTGAGCGTGCTCTTGAGGACCTGAACTACACTCTCATCAAGGGTAAGCCTTGCCGTATCATGTGGTCCCAGCGTGACCCCGCTCTGCGCAAGACTGGCCAGGGCAACGTCTTCATCAAGAACCTCGACAACGCCATTGACAACAAGGCTCTCCACGACACCTTCGCTGCCTTTGGTAACATTCTCAGCTGCAAGGTCGCCCAGGATGAGTTCGCCAACTCCAAGGGTTACGGTTTCGTCCACTACGAGACTGCCGAAGCTGCCAACAACGCCATCAAGCACGTTAACGGCATGCTGCTGAACGACAAGAAGGTCTTCGTCGGCCACCACATCTCCAAGAAGGACCGTCAGAGCAAGTTCGAGGAGATGAAGGCCAACTTCACCAACATCTACATCAAGAACATCGATCTCGAGATCACCGACGACGAGTTCCGCGTTATGTTCGAGGCCTTCGGTGAGATCACCTCCGCCACTCTCAGCCACGACCAGGATGGCAAGAGCCGCGGCTTCGGTTTCGTCAACTACGCCAACCACGAGAGCGCCGAGGCCGCCGTGGCCGAGATGAACGAGAAGGAAGTCAAGACCCAGAAGCTTTACGTTGGTCGTGCCCAGAAGAAGCACGAGCGTGAGGAGGAGCTGCGCAAGCAGTACGAGGCTGCCCGTATGGAGAAGGCCTCCAAGTATCAGGGTGTCAACCTCTACGTCAAGAACTTGACCGACGACATTGATGATGAGAAGCTCCGTGATCTCTTCACTCCTTACGGTACCATTACTTCCGCCAAGGTTATGCGTGATGCCGCTGAGCGCTCTCCCACCCCCGAGGCCGAGGATAAGGAGACCAAGGGCtccgaggagaaggaggtgAAGACCGAGGAGACCGCTGAGGTCAAGACTGAAGAGACCActgaggagaagaagaccgaggaGCAGGGTGAGGCCTctgaggagaagaaggccgaGAAGAAGGCCTTCGGCAAGAGCAAGGGTTTCGGTTTCGTCTGCTTCAGCAGCCCCGATGAGGCCTCCAAGGCCGTTACCGAGATGAACCAGCGCATGGTCAACGCCAAGCCCCTCTACGTTGCTCTCGCTCAGCGCAAGGATGTCCGCCGCAGCCAGCTTGAGGCCAGCATCCAGGCTCGTAACACCATTCGTCAGCAGCAGGCCGCCGCCGCTGCCGGTATGCCCCAGCCT TTCATGCAGCCCGCCGTCTTCTACGGTGCTGGCCAGCAGGGCTTCATGCCCCCTGGACAGCGTGGAGGCATGCCCTTCGCCCCCCAGGGCGGTATGCCCATGCCTAACATGCCCGCCGGACGTCCTCAGTACCCCGGTCCCTTCCCCCAGGGTGGCCGTGGCATGCCCCCCAACCAGCAGCTTCCTCCTAACTTCCAGGGTATGCCCATGGGCATGCAGGCTCCTGGTGGCATTCCTAACGGCATGGGCTACCCTATGCCCCAGGCTTTCGGACGTGGCGGCGGTGGCCGTGGTGTTCCCGGTATGCCCATGAACATGCGTGGTGGCCCCGGCTTCAGCCGTGGTGGTCCTCAGATGGGTCGTGGTGGTGGTCGTGGCCAGCCCGCCCCCGGCGGTCAGCCCGCTGGTGGCGAACCCGCCTCTGCCAATCAGGCTCTCCTCGCTGCTCCCCCCGCTCAGCAGAAGCAGATGCTCGGCGAGGCCCTTTACCCTAAGATTCAGGCTCAGCAACCCGAACTTGCTGGCAAGATCACTGGTATGCTTCTTGAGATGGATAACGCTGAGCTGCTTGGCCT gcttgatgatgaggaggCTCTCCGCGGCAAGGTTGATGAGGCCCTTAACGTCTACGATGAGTACATGAAGAACAAGGGTGATGGTGAGACCACCGAACCCAAGCCCCAGGAAGCCGCCAAGGAGGCCGCTGTCGAGGAGAACAAGTCTTAA
- a CDS encoding 50S ribosomal protein YmL27 has product MFKPTQPMMVRLRLTTKQVNGGYYKGNRTGSMGHFDKRGTYRPDLTKHRVYMPAEKLEIPGRRYTAETAKEPFTLAPFITKHMRKTPSNYVQDIERNGRKITVIRGFEGKDYLEKWAETAEAEDARLAQPYTEKIEKIEIKPTPQLKQTVQIEIQELAQMPKTPKPKPSKTLF; this is encoded by the exons ATGTTCAAGCCCACGCAGCCTATGATGGTGCGTTTGCGCTTGACCACCAAGCAGGTCAATGGTGGCTACTACAAGGGAAACCGGACCGGCTCCATGGGTCATTTCGACAAGAGAGGCACCTACAGGCCCGATTTGACAAAGCACCGTGTGTATATGCCTGCAGAAAAGCTCGAAATTCCTGGGAGGCGCTACACTGCTGAGACTGCGAAGGAGCCATTCACC CTCGCCCCCTTCATCACAAAACACATGCGCAAGACACCGTCGAACTACGTTCAAGATATCGAGAGAAATGGCCGAAAGATTACTGTGATCAGAGGTTTTGAGGGCAAGGACTATCTGGAAAAGTGGGCCGAGACCGCTGAAGCCGAAGATGCCCGGCTAGCACAACCGTACACCGAGAAGATCGAGAAGATCGAGATCAAGCCGACGCCGCAGCTCAAGCAGACTGTGCAGATTGAGATCCAAGAGCTGGCCCAAATGCCCAAGACgcccaagcccaagcccTCCAAAACCCTTTTTTAG
- a CDS encoding IQ calmodulin-binding region gives MFQSFTGNSRRPRQVNLSGRATNPFVAFPGNPQTRQTPHVANPESAVAIAQRERALRQHERDRQTASRTVQRVWRGYQSRKRTYKGWKSEWDTFEWNRVTSALGLDDDRGPMTELERLECLARLSAPPYPTAEQCLDQLRLLVQFVGLVRNKEDVLRLVYFCNVFEETFHFLPTIATENDWTELLKRLAVAILHALGSSRDSPTHDAAVLPLLRTIVFLVDLIPKKMATIAQQYYETMALLTKNIGLFGGTPSPEHVTNAVLALLRPITSETMAAYEALAMSYLTIPNLPAYLGELDGLAHKINYKLLAPAIESCIPMTKERLSTDDVEGIEGRLWLLAYLIFFHRYALPGQANLQAPDLAFLNVVSGLLNSTSIYLTRCFEVDENGLDPVRAPCLDQFVADQVSSLVNQSSITGLLSRIRTFHLSHTDVSNNEYNASKEAKILATYALNLLRVFPRRGDDIRMWLYLGSAPSAGLTAGEPGAKIPAIKYFWQASKSSQIFHTISKDSTQVLPLLQLPQGGDTEDQEQEWTIILLFFELYTFLLKVMDDEEFFSSASPYAASPNVLSSWTKESALPLQDIKDMTIFLKNLAFTLYWNIADLTKKGPVLSSAVDLRSYFNNTTQVSGSIDRTEVEAKKEINDLPGVIGIPLDYFKGLVTGLLRMLHERDSRRKFLPQNHWLMTDRFDMEGFIPAVVAEEEKRHEFQDDDEESEPDLLDAEYREPSPLVGNSHARRLIQIQAMRNSQRRQAHNNALAAIAPRLEILRNMPFFIPFATRVQIFRQFIFRDQQRRRKGFVDPESWRLSVAQNAMINGPPEGAADILARHHADIRRESVFEDAFSQYYGLGDGLKEPIQISFIDQFGAMEAGIDGGGVTKEFLTSITSQAFKTDDYESMFAENDHHLLYPSPIAVDQLKKVLSEAGLTNSSPEWQDDVRGLLRRYEFLGRIIGKCLYEGILVDVDFAPFFLLKWALTGGSRSAVKESSYRANLNDLKDLDEGLYQGLLQLKNYPGNVEDFGLDFTINNKIRMPSGANRTVTAELKPNGSQTAVTNKNRLVYISYVARYRLQLQPALQTNAFLQGLGQIVQPAWLSMFNQSELQTLVSGDKADIDVEDLRRNTLYGGVYVIGDDNLEHPTIALFWQVMHEMTNEERQKVIRFVTSTPRAPLLGFSHLRPNFSIRDSSEDQERLPSTSTCVNLLKLPRYSDADTLRSKLLFSFNASIVFIFTCALLLK, from the exons ATGTTTCAATCTTTCACGGGCAATTCTCGTCGCCCGCGGCAGGTGAACCTCAGTGGCCGAGCCACCAATCCCTTCGTTGCATTTCCCGGAAACCCGCAAACTAGACAAACACCACATGTTGCGAACCCCGAGAGCGCAGTCGCCATTGCCCAACGAGAGCGAGCCCTGAGACAGCATGAGAGAGATCGACAGACTGCATCTCGCACCGTCCAGCGAGTTTGGCGGGGTTATCAAAGTAGGAAAAGAACATACAAGGGCTGGAAGTCTGAATGGGATACCTTTGAGTGGAATAGGGTTACTAGTGCCCTTGGACTTGACGATGATCGGGGCCCAATGACGGAGCTTGAGCGTCTGGAGTGTCTAGCACGTCTTTCCGCGCCACCATATCCCACAGCAGAGCAATGTTTGGACCAGCTCAGGCTTCTGGTTCAGTTTGTGGGATTGGTAAGAAATAAGGAAGATGTTCTACGTCTGGTATACTTCTGCAATGTCTTCGAGGAGACCTTCCATTTTCTCCCTACAATCGCTACGGAAAATGACTGGACCGAGCTGTTGAAACGGCTGGCAGTCGCTATTCTCCATGCCCTCGGCTCATCGAGGGACAGTCCGACCCATGATGCAGCAGTTCTGCCTCTCCTTCGGACGATAGTATTCCTTGTTGACTTGATCCCAAAGAAGATGGCAACAATCGCCCAACAATATTATGAAACGATGGCACTCTTGACAAAGAACATTGGGCTTTTCGGAGGCACCCCGTCACCGGAGCATGTCACAAATGCTGTCCTGGCTCTTCTGAGACCAATCACCTCAGAAACCATGGCAGCTTACGAGGCCCTTGCCATGTCGTATCTCACCATTCCAAATTTGCCTGCTTACCTTGGTGAGCTTGATGGATTGGCGCACAAAATCAACTACAAACTACTGGCGCCTGCAATCGAATCATGTATTCCTATGACCAAAGAACGTCTTTCTACCGACGATGTCGAGGGTATTGAGGGTCGACTTTGGCTGCTCGCGTACTTGATCTTCTTTCACAGATATGCGCTTCCTGGCCAAGCCAACCTACAAGCACCTGACCTCGCATTCTTGAATGTCGTTTCTGGGTTGCTTAACTCGACATCTATCTACCTGACAAGGTGCTTTGAGGTGGACGAAAATGGCCTGGATCCAGTCAGGGCCCCTTGTTTGGATCAGTTCGTTGCAGATCAAGTCAGTAGCCTGGTCAACCAAAGTAGCATCACGGGACTACTCTCTCGCATCAGAACATTCCACCTTTCTCACACAGATGTATCAAACAACGAATACAATGCTTCAAAAGAAGCCAAAATCCTGGCTACCTATGCTTTGAACTTGCTGAGGGTATTCCCTCGGCGTGGAGACGACATTCGAATGTGGTTATACCTGGGCTCGGCACCCTCAGCAGGCCTGACTGCTGGCGAACCAGGCGCGAAAATACCGGCCATCAAGTACTTTTGGCAGGCATCGAAATCGAGTCAGATCTTTCACACCATCAGCAAGGACTCGACGCAAGTTCTTCCATTGCTGCAACTGCCGCAAGGTGGGGATACAGAGGATCAAGAGCAGGAGTGGACGATCATTCTCCTCTTTTTCGAGCTCTACACATTCCTTTTGAAAGTCATGGATGACGAAGAGTTTTTCTCGAGCGCGTCGCCATATGCAGCTTCACCGAATGTGTTGTCTTCGTGGACAAAAGAGAGTGCACTGCCCCTTCAGGATATCAAAGATATGACCATTTTCCTTAAAAACCTCGCTTTCACCCTCTACTGGAATATTGCCGACCTGACCAAGAAAGGGCCTGTTCTATCATCCGCTGTGGATCTGAGAAGTTATTTTAACAACACGACTCAAGTTTCTGGGTCAATCGACCGCACCGAAGTGGAGGCTAAGAAGGAAATCAATGATCTTCCTGGTGTGATAGGTATCCCGCTCGACTATTTCAAAGGCTTGGTTACAGGTTTACTCAGAATGCTGCATGAGCGAGA TTCTCGTCGCAAATTCCTCCCTCAAAATCATTGGCTGATGACAGATCGATTCGACATGGAAGGCTTTATCCCAGCCGTTGTggcagaagaggagaaacgACATGAATTCCAGGACGACGATGAAGAGTCTGAGCCTGATCTTCTTGACGCTGAATACCGAGAGCCTTCTCCCCTCGTCGGCAATAGCCATGCGCGGCGACTAATTCAAATTCAAGCCATGCGGAATAGCCAACGAAGACAAGCTCATAACAATGCTCTGGCCGCCATTGCGCCACGGCTGGAGATTCTTCGAAAtatgcctttcttcatcccATTTGCCACGAGAGTGCAGATCTTCCGTCAATTTATATTTAGGGATCAACAGCGTCGCCGGAAGGGCTTCGTCGATCCTGAGTCTTGGCGCTTGTCTGTGGCCCAAAACGCCATGATAAATGGACCTCCTGAGGGTGCAGCGGATATCTTGGCCCGACACCACGCTGACATCCGGCGTGAGAGTGTGTTTGAAGATGCGTTCTCTCAATACTATGGCTTAGGTGACGGTCTCAAAGAGCCAATCCAGATCAGTTTTATTGACCAGTTTGGAGCAATGGAAGCTGGCATTGACGGTGGCGGTGTGACAAAGGAGTTCCTGACCAGTATCACCAGTCAAGCTTTCAAGACTGATGACTATGAGAGCATGTTTGCAGAAAATGATCACCATCTGCTGTATCCCAGCCCGATAGCAGTTGACCAACTCAAAAAGGTTCTCAGTGAGGCTGGACTCACTAATTCAAGCCCAGAGTGGCAGGATGACGTGCGTGGTCTTCTTCGACGATATGAATTCCTCGGCCGGATCATTGGAAAGTGTCTTTACGAGGGGATCTTGGTCGATGTCGACTTTGCACCATTCTTCCTCTTGAAGTGGGCCTTGACAGGAGGCTCTAGGTCTGCAGTGAAGGAATCATCCTATCGTGCCAACCTGAACGATTTGAAGGACCTTGATGAGGGGTTGTACCAGGGTTTG TTACAACTTAAAAACTACCCCGGAAACGTGGAAGACTTTGGTCTCGACTTCACCATCAACAACAAAATTCGGATGCCCAGTGGAGCCAACCGCACTGTCACCGCAGAGTTGAAACCAAATGGCTCACAGACTGCTGTGACCAACAAGAACAGATTGGTCTACATTTCCTACGTAGCTCGTTACCGTCTACAGTTGCAACCTGCTCTACAGACGAACGCCTTTTTGCAAGGTCTGGGCCAGATCGTTCAACCCGCCTGGCTATCCATGTTCAATCAATCCGAGTTACAAACGTTAGTGAGCGGAGACAAGGCTGATATTGACGTGGAGGACCTGCGACGAAATACCCTCTACGGAGGCGTATATGTGATTGGTGATGACAATTTAGAACATCCAACAATTGCACTGTTCTGGCAGGTCATGCACGAGATGACCAACGAAGAGCGGCAGAAGGTCATCCGGTTCGTGACGTCTACCCCTCGAGCTCCATTGCTTGGATTCAGCCACCTTCGTCCCAACTTTAGTATTAGAGACTCCAGCGAGGACCAGGAACGTTTGCCGAGTACTAGTACTTGTGTGAATCTTCTCAAGCTGCCACGGTACTCGGACGCAGACACATTGAGGAGCAAGCTTTT ATTTTCTTTCAACGCCTCCATCGTCTTCATTTTCACCTG TGCTCTTCTGCTCAAGTGA
- a CDS encoding integral membrane protein Pth11-like protein, translating into MALGEPPPGIDLYADRGPVKIAPVIATYVIAVIAVGLRFYSRVRVQAVRIAADDWLIAAALLVLSAGFALVVVASGNPGLGKHIWVVPHTQAEDVMHTLFAFVLLYLVSNPLIKLSILLFYRRIFGMTNSMWFCVFLSVGYFMSGMVSYLVCCRPVSYNWTQFTDPNGGRCVYDIYKFYISYAAVNVATDVSILMVPMPIVWKLQMPRTQKILVCGILLIGGFVCVTSFVRIYYIHFLRAHDYTWVVGNVFLWSSIEPSIGILCACLPTLHPMIRSVISRVFGISSNRQRPLDWDETLLTTRDVQVEMSGVRREYGEDGQITPRGHTVPPKASVIGLEGYRMLMQISEGHRTVTHRIAISATSVSLEVIINCGYIFYGPRIPEWDHRRRSTDSTSIYQTSRAASLRINKALFVPGLPSRHVRPLWTAEPAVSMEPRGTQTLAPTNDFASNFIRNGATIYLQGLLLHGGY; encoded by the exons ATGGCGCTGGGTGAGCCTCCACCTGGGATAGACCTATACGCCGATCGCGGACCGGTGAAGATCGCACCGGTGATCGCAACCTATGTCATTGCGGTGATAGCTGTCGGGCTTCGGTTCTATTCACGAGTACGAGTCCAAGCCGTGCGAATAGCGGCAGATGATTGGTTGATCGCGGCTGCCTTG CTGGTTTTGTCTGCAGGTTTCGCGTTGGTTGTTGTTG CAAGTGGAAATCCCGGTCTCGGAAAGCACATATGGGTTGTCCCTCACACCCAAGCCGAGGATGTGATGCACACCCTGTTCGCGTTCGTCCTGCTCTACTTGGTCAGCAATCCGCTCATTAAATTGTCGATCCTCCTCTTCTACCGCCGTATCTTTGGCATGACAAATTCAATGTGGTTCTGTGTGTTTCTGTCGGTTGGATATTTTATGTCTGGCATGGTCTCCTATCTGGTGTGCTGCAGACCCGTTTCGTATAACTGGACACAGTTTACAGATCCCAACGGAGGAAGATGTGTCTACGACATCTACAAATTCTACATCAGCTATGCTGCGGTCAATGTGGCCACGGATGTGTCCATCTTGATGGTTCCAATGCCCATTGTGTGGAAGCTGCAAATGCCAAGGACACAGAAAATCCTCGTATGCGGTATCCTTTTGATTGGAGGATT TGTCTGCGTTACCAGCTTCGTCCGGATTTATTACATTCACTTCCTCAGAGCCCACGATTACACCTGGGTTGTCGGCAACGTCTTTCTCTGGTCCAGCATTGAGCCCTCCATCGGCATCTTGTGCGCCTGTCTGCCAACATTGCATCCAATGATCCGCTCCGTTATCTCTCGCGTGTTTGGCATCAGCTCGAACAG ACAGAGGCCACTAGACTGGGACGAGACCTTGTTGACCACCCGGGACGTACAAGTCGAGATGAGCGGAGTCAGGAGAGAATATGGCGAGGATGGGCAGATTACG CCGAGGGGTCATACTGTACCCCCAAAGGCATCCGTTATCG GTCTCGAGGGCTACAGGATGCTCATGCAGATTTCGGAGGG ACACAGAACGGTCACCCATAGAATTGCGATTTCTGCCACAAGCGTTTCTCTCGAGG TCATCATTAATTGCGGGTACATCTTCTATGGTCCCCGGATCCCGGAATGGGATCACCGGCGGAGAAGCACCGATTCTACCTCCATCTACCAAACTTCGCGAGCGGCGTCTCTTCGCATCAACAAGGCTCTCTTCGTCCCTGGATTACCCAGCCGACATGTCCGCCCACTATGGACGGCCGAGCCAGCTGTCTCTATGGAGCCTAGAGGAACTCAGACTCTCGCGCCGACGAATGATTTTGCTAGTAACTTCATTCGCAATGGGGCCACTATCTACTTGCAAGGACTGTTGCTCCACGGTGGGTATTAA
- a CDS encoding FAD dependent oxidoreductase, whose translation MSARAMLRQHLKRKNKIPTRCFSSTRSTNADFTHAVIGAGVVGLATARELAARQGTSTILLERHDAPGTETSSRNSEVIHAGLYYPANSLKTNLCIRGRNLLYDLCAQNNIPHRKTKKWIVAQTPTQWDVCLKLHAHAQGLGDAPTRLVGREEAQRREPDVKADAGIVESETSGIVDSHSLMTYLQGDFEDRGGDIAFKTRVTSVEAIDGGRGGYKITAVSGEDGSVTSITAETLINSAGHGACEISNMLLPQERHFVPHYAKGTYFSYASSRPRTSVLVYPVTLPGTSGLGTHLTLDLGGRVRFGPDVEWVDSPDDLVPSAARLEQALPEIKAYLPGVDVDAITLDYCGIRPKLGRGGAVNEGKGFQDFIVREEEGQPGFVNLLGIESPGLTSSLAIGEMVDGILYR comes from the exons ATGTCTGCACGTGCAATGCTTAGGCAGCATTTGAAGCGCAAAAATAAGATTCCCACTCGCTGCTTTTCCAGCACCCGATCAACCAATGCGGACTTCACTCATGCG GTGATTGGCGCTGGCGTCGTCGGCCTCGCGACCGCACGGGAACTTGCAGCTCGCCAAGGCACCTCAACCATTCTACTAGAGCGACATGACGCACCAGGAACAGAGACGAGCAGTCGCAACTCCGAG GTTATACATGCAGGCCTCTATTACCCAGCGAACTCCCTCAAAACCAACCTCTGCATCCGCGGCCGCAACCTCCTCTACGACCTCTGTGCGCAAAACAACATCCCCCACCGCAAAACGAAGAAATGGATCGTGGCGCAAACACCGACGCAGTGGGACGTCTGTCTGAAACTTCACGCGCACGCACAAGGACTAGGTGACGCCCCGACACGCCTAGTGGGACGCGAAGAAGCACAGCGGCGCGAGCCAGACGTCAAAGCAGACGCAGGCATCGTTGAGAGCGAGACATCCGGGATCGTGGACAGCCACTCGCTGATGACCTATTTGCAAGGCGACTTTGAGGACCGCGGCGGTGATATAGCGTTCAAGACGCGCGTGACAAGCGTGGAGGCGATCGATGGCGGCCGCGGCGGGTATAAGATTACCGCTGTCTCGGGTGAGGATGGCTCGGTTACTTCCATCACAGCTGAGACGCTGATCAATAGTGCTGGGCATGGCGCGTGCGAGATCAGCAACATGCTCCTCCCGCAAGAACGTCATTTTGTTCCGCATTACGCTAAGGGAACGTACTTCTCTTATGCGTCGTCCAGGCCTAGGACTTCTGTTTTGGTTTATCCGGTGACTTTGCCGGGTACTAGTGGGCTTGGTACGCATCTGACACTTGACTTGGGCGGCCGTGTTCGCTTCGGACCGGATGTTGAGTGGGTGGATAGTCCTGATGATTTGGTGCCGAGCGCTGCGCGTTTGGAGCAGGCGTTGCCGGAGATCAAGGCTTATTTGCCTGGTGTCGATGTCGATGCTATTACATTAGATTACTGCGGTATTCGCCCTAAACTGGGGAGGGGTGGAGCTGTCAATGAGGGTAAGGGGTTCCAGGACTTCATCGTCCGGGAGGAAGAGGGCCAGCCTGGGTTTGTCAATTTGTTGGGGATTGAGAGCCCGGGCTTGACGAGTTCCTTGGCGATTGGCGAGATGGTCGATGGTATCTTATACCGTTAG
- a CDS encoding Transcriptional activator protein, translating into MVLESALNTSGIGSLTAHSNEDCQVNDLDGSRSAEPNFPTAEDTIVGAETSPRDSQRTSSSSIRNTTSSLAEPPAEWATTHHGRRLWETYHPQMRAKGLMMYSMYSMLSVWRPLFPLLHGPTFLQAMEVCSNEN; encoded by the exons ATGGTATTGGAATCTGCACTCAATACATCTGGAATTGGTTCCTTGACTGCACACTCGAACGAGGACTGCCA AGTCAACGACTTGGATGGCTCAAGGTCAGCTGAGCCCAATTTCCCCACAGCAGAGGATACGATCGTAGGCGCTGAAACCTCACCTCGTGACAGCCAGCGcacctcatcctcatccatcAGAAACACTACTTCCTCCCTGGCTGAACCTCCCGCAGAATGGGCCACGACCCATCATGGACGGCGTCTCTGGGAAACCTATCACCCCCAGATGCGGGCCAAGGGCTTGATGATGTATTCGATGTATTCGATGTTATCAGTCTGGCGCCCTCTGTTCCCGCTCCTGCATGGCCCAACCTTCCTGCAGGCAATGGAGGTCTGCTCCAATGAGAATTAA